From one Humulus lupulus chromosome 8, drHumLupu1.1, whole genome shotgun sequence genomic stretch:
- the LOC133794906 gene encoding uncharacterized protein LOC133794906, whose translation MNPITSLVYYDGHWNENNVYEDFKMLGVLIPLDCSFTTLMNILSTELSTILSTENATIEYQIAETLPPLKIKSDSSIQFYLECKRNDKTLTKYPLIVSVTENNQTITCGALQKMSSTVASSSNNIENDISDTSTFSIDEPQGLPNFIQLADQITDLILEKERHESIPEHIGTETTIITHAISNGIREKQVYKNKEVLTTTIGLYAIKNNFQFKVHKSCKKEYQLKCLDSECTWSFRAARYGKTDMFQLRKFNRAHTCSLDIILGDHRQASSSMVGNVVKTKFTDPKTNYRPKDIAKDMLDRYGVSMSYQKAWRSKEKAVNYVHGSSQDSYRDIPRYLHILKHKNPGTVTDLQIDSINRFKYLYMAMGQSILGWKHCIPVIVVDGTFLKAAFGGTLLTASTQDANRHIFPLAFAITDSENNDSWEWFFRKIKECYGEREELCIVSDRHESIENAIKNVFPNVTHGVCSYHLFCNIKTKFKTDAEATSIAFHAAAKAYNMEDFEKYMKDLDSLHEGIRPFLANEVKYEKWARIHSKSRRYAAMTSNIAESINAALKEMRELPVTTLLECLRNLIQKWSYNNKKEAEATFTELPKKQEEYLRKNFVKSLRMTVEPASTLI comes from the exons ATGAATCCAATAACATCTTTGGTATATTATGATGGTCATTGGAATGAAAATAATGTGTATGAGGATTTCAAAATGCTGGGAGTGTTAATACCATTAGATTGCTCATTTACAACACTAATGAATATCTTGTCTACAGAGTTGTCTACCATTCTGTCAACAGAAAATGCAACAATTGAGTACCAGATTGCAGAAACATTGCCTCCATTGAAGATCAAAAGTGATAGCTCTATACAATTCTACTTGGAGTGCAAAAGAAATGACAAAACACTCACAAAATACCCTTTGATAGTTTCTGTAACAGAGAACAACCAAACAATTACCTGTGGAGCACTTCAAAAGATGAGTTCTACTGTTGCTTCAAGTAGTAATAATATAGAGAATGATATTTCGGACACATCGACATTCTCTATAGATGAACCTCAAGGACTACCAAATTTTATTCAGTTGGCAGATCAAATTACAGATTTGATTTTGGAGAAGGAACGACATGAATCAATTCCTGAACATATTGGAACAGAAACTACAATTATAACTCATGCAATTTCTAATGGAATAAGAGAAAAACAGGTATACAAAAACAAAGAGGTTCTTACAACAACAATTGGTCTCTATGCCATAAAAAACAATTTTCAGTTCAAGGTCCACAAATCTTGCAAAAAAGAATATCAGTTGAAGTGCCTTGATTCAGAATGTACGTGGTCATTTCGTGCTGCAAGATATGGAAAGACAGATATGTTCCAACTTAGGAAGTTCAATCGTGCCCACACATGTTCCTTGGACATTATTCTTGGAGATCACCGACAGGCTTCAAGTAGTATGGTTGGGAATGTTGTGAAGACCAAGTTCACAGATCCAAAAACAAATTATAGACCTAAAGATATAGCTAAAGACATGTTGGACAGATATGGAGTTTCCATGAGTTACCAAAAAGCATGGCGATCTAAGGAAAAAGCAGTTAATTATGTACATGGTTCAAGTCAAGATTCCTACCGAGACATTCCACGATATCTGCACATTTTGAAGCACAAAAATCCAGGTACTGTAACAGATTTGCAAATTGATAGTATAAACAGatttaaatatctttatatgGCTATGGGACAATCAATTCTAGGTTGGAAACATTGCATTCCAGtaattgttgttgatggaacaTTCCTAAAAGCTGCATTTGGCGGTACACTTCTCACAGCTTCAACACAAGATGCAAATAGACACATCTTCCCATTGGCTTTTGCTATAACAGATTCGGAAAACAATGATTCATGGGAGTGGTTcttcagaaaaataaaagaatgttATGGAGAAAGAGAAGAGTTGTGTATAGTTTCAGATAGACACGAAAGCATAGAGAATGCTATAAAAAATGTCTTTCCAAATGTAACTCATGGAGTGTGCTCCTACCATCTTTTCTGCAACATAAAGACCAAGTTTAAAACAGACGCAGAGGCAACCAGTATTGCATTTCATGCTGCTGCAAAAGCTTATAACATGGAAGATTTTGAAAAATACATGAAGGACTTGGACAGTTTACATGAAGGAATCCGTCCTTTTCTGGCCAATGAGGTTAAATATGAAAAGTGGGCAAGAATCCACTCCAAAAGTCGTAGATATGCAGCTATGACTTCAAACATAGCTGAATCCATTAATGCAGCACTAAAAGAAATGAGAGAGCTTCCAGTAACAACATTACTCGAGTGCCTTAGAAACCTGATTCAAAAATGGAGctacaacaacaaaaaagaagcAGAAGCAACATTTACAGAATTGCCAAAGAAACAAGAGGAATACTTAAGAAAGAACTTTGTCAAGTCATTAAGAATGACT GTAGAACCAGCTAGCACACTCATTTAA
- the LOC133794257 gene encoding uncharacterized protein LOC133794257 has protein sequence MVVTRAGSASPARSGAAFSGPASSKHSDDQESSETKGKLLKSNLSPLSKGKAVLKYSLDSPLPNVIEDDVGGSNELKEGDMHASVDLIGKKLKRKHVALSKSKVSAKKSKKLSIEGSSRVKCKANRKIAKKNVGLLDKPKHMECFIKHEDHYRARVNFHCGFEKINVISEKLTDSQKVLFSKTCFGHFLNLKSYANQAKLVHHVLLREVNQPNLNEMWFKVCGKLIRFSLGEFGLLSGLNVFGDIDRGGIKNSNPIGLYSKFFGDHTRGISRIIVEERFKAANFDNDDEAVRMAVLYLITNFLYAWQKEKNIEKTDLYLCDSGGFNHFPWGKDIFNVTLSSLRDALRENEVVITRQGSYPTYKLNGLPFVFQVFIYESIPSLEGTYCEKVSCGLPRIINWSSVAIPSHKELERNVFSLHKTKIVKVLPTDEENNAFKLEGFFQCNKDMNVADFEDDDFVAPPKKPTSEAPSSSYVPCVTFGFSDMKIIVDECQKKCNIMSKEIAFLKSASESRHRALMEMLVNLKNDQDLKHKAVMEMLGELRPKSCGINDDIDHVDVGFVGADVGDTSGGGGVSKENDKFFENESFTQVFDECIQAMQEDAAGDMVIADDKNDTVNENEKTTGNDVEETMNIVKPHDDVADVVKDLEEEAHIFNNMNVEIFDKVVHAAVGDLAKKKEVIMATPIAGSLMNPVVVSTPVVGKRNPKPATVLQSPFVNQFGSSSSKDMKHLEVVKSKRKVVGRYAFGDNLFDLPNQIDQDSFNKWFSLGLRKNNKYKKFDDNNSIIKEPFQFCVTEIERKIWFYDLVKDGRDLDNEHINVAFYYLRKKAKYCELINVRVTTTDNSFDQVITSLYDVYLSSDCDRSVISHNSVIFEYICGYKMLCNTPWSLVDFILFPINMTVVGCNHWILGEFNVKQRFFKVYNSMRNRVMDKKVLKVVEAYSTLLPLFLSLNNFYESREDIDLNAQAFKGIDMCHPLDIVFDDEVPQQSNNDCGIFIIKFAEFLMHGLIENIPNPLNVSFQRNKIAVELYVHAKRKKDEGYLSDGEFRGRMSKKMLNVNAMEV, from the exons ATGGTTGTCACTCGTGCGGGGTCTGCATCTCCTGCTCGGTCGGGTGCTGCGTTCTCTGGCCCAGCATCCTCGAAGCATTCCGACGATCAAGAGTCTTCCGAAACGAAGGGGAAACTTCTGAAGAGTAATCTTTCTCCTTTGTCTAAAGGGAAAGCTGTTTTGAAGTATTCATTGGATTCTCCCCTTCCTAATgtgatcgaggatgatgttggtGGTTCAAATGAGTTGAAGGAGGGCGACATGCATGCGAGTGTTGACTTAATTGGGAAAAAGTTGAAGCGAAAACATGTTGCATTGTCAAAGAGCAAAGTCAGTGCGAAGAAATCTAAGAAACTATCTATTGAAGGTTCTAGTCGAGTAAAGTGCAAGGCTAACAGAAAAATTGCGAAGAAGAATGTTGGTTTACTGGATAAACCGAAG CATATGGAATGTTTTATCAAACATGAGGATCATTATAGAGCAAGAGTCAATTTTCACTGTGGTTTTGAGAAGATCAATGTGATCTCAGAAAAATTGACTGACTCTCAAAAGGTTTTGTTTAGTAAGACTTGCTTTGGTCATTTTCTAAACCTTAAATCTTATGCTAATCAAGCTAAATTGGTTCACCATGTTTTGTTGAGAGAAGTTAACcaaccaaacttaaatgaaatgtGGTTTAAAGTTTGTGGAAAGCTGATTAGGTTTTCTTTGGGTGAATTTGGGTTATTGTCTGGGTTAAATGTGTTTGGTGATATTGATAGAGGTGGAATTAAGAATAGTAATCCTATTGGATTGTATTCGAAATTTTTTGGTGACCATACAAGGGGCATTTCAAGAATTATTGTTGAAGAAAGGTTTAAGGCTGCCAATTTTGATAATGATGATGAGGCTGTTAGGATGGCTGTACTTTACCTGATCACTAACTTTTTGTATGCTTGGCAAAAAGAGAAGAACATTGAAAAAACTGACTTGTATCTTTGTGATAGTGGTGGTTTTAATCATTTTCCATGGGGAAAGGATATTTTTAATGTGACTCTCTCATCTTTGAGAGATGCTTTAAGGGAAAATGAAGTTGTTATTACTCGGCAAGGTTCTTACCCAACCTATAAGTTGAATGGTTTGCCATTTGTTTTCCAAGTTTTCATTTACGAATCAATTCCTAGTTTAGAGGGAACttattgtgagaaggttagttGTGGTCTGCCTAGGATTATAAATTGGTCATCTGTTGCAATCCCATCTCATAAGGAGCTTGAGAGGAATGTGTTTTCATTACATAAg ACCAAAATTGTTAAAGTTTTGCCCACTGATGAAGAGAACAATGCCTTCAAGCTTGAAGGTTTTTTCCAGTGCAACAAGGATATGAATGTTGCTGATTTTGAGGATGATGATTTTGTTGCTCCTCCAAAGAAACCAACCAGTGAGGCTCCTTCCTCATCATATGTTCCTTGTGTGACATTTGGTTTTTCTGATATGAAAATTATTGTGGATGAATGTCAGAAGAAGTGTAACATTATGTCTAAGGAAATTGCATTTTTAAAGTCTGCTAGTGAATCTAGACATAGGGCATTGATGGAGATGTTGGTTAATCTGAAAAACGATCAAGATTTAAAACACAAGGCAGTTATGGAAATGTTAGGTGAGTTGAGGCCAAAATCATGTGGTATTAATGATGATATTGATCATGTTGATGTTGGTTTTGTGGGAGCTGATGTTGGTGATACTTCTGGTGGTGGTGGTGTTTCAAAGGAAAATGATAAGTTTTTTGAGAATGAAAGTTTTACCCAAGTTTTTGATGAATGCATTCAAGCAATGCAAGAAGATGCTGCTGGAGATATGGTAATTGCAGATGATAAGAATGATACAGTAAATGAGAATGAGAAGACTACTGGGAATGATGTTGAAGAAACAATG AATATTGTCAAACCTCATGATGATGTAGCTGATGTTGTTAAAGATCTAGAAGAAGAGGCTCATATTTTTAACAACATGAATGTGGAGATTTTTGATAAAGTTGTTCATGCAGCTGTTGGTGATTTGGCAAAGAAAAAG GAAGTTATTATGGCAACACCCATTGCTGGTTCTTTGATGAATCCAGTAGTTGTGTCTACTCCTGTTGTTGGCAAAAGGAATCCAAAGCCTGCTACAGTTTTGCAATCTCCTTTTGTTAACCAATTTGGATCATCTTCTTCTAAGGATATGAAACATTTGGAGGTTGTGAAGTCTAAAAGGAAGGTTGTGGGACGATATGCTTTTGGAGACAATCTTTTTGATCTGCCTAATCAAATTGACCAAGACTCTTTTAACAAGTGGTTTTCTCTGGGGCTGAGAAAAAATAATAA GTATAAGAAATTTGATGATAATAATAGTATCATTAAGGAGCCATTTCAGTTTTGTGTAACTGAGATTGAGAGAAAAATTTGGTTTTATGATTTAGTTAAAGATGGGAGGGATTTGGACAATGAG CATATTAATGTGGCATTTTATTACCTTAGAAAAAAAGCCAAGTATTGTGAGTTGATAAATGTTAGAGTTACTACTACAGATAACTCTTTTGATCAAGTTATCACTTCTCTGTATGATGTGTATCTGTCAAGTGACTGTGATCGATCTGTTATATCGCATAACAGTGTTATTTTTGAGTATATTTGTGGTTATAAAATGCTTTGTAACACCCCTTGGTCGCTAGTAGATTTCATTTTATTCCCTATTAATATGACTGTTGTTGGCTGTAATCATTGGATTCTTGGGGAGTTCAACGTGAAGCAGAGATTTTTTAAAGTCTACAACTCAATGAGGAATAGAGTTATGGATAAGAAAGTGTTGAAAGTTGTTGAAGCATATTCTACTTTGTTGCCCTTGTTTCtttctttaaataatttttatgagtCAAGGGAAGATATTGATCTAAATGCACAAGCATTCAAGGGCATTGATATGTGTCACCCGTTGGACATTGTGTTTGATGATGAGGTTCCACAACAGAGTAACAA cgATTGTGGGATTTTTATCATAAAGTTTGCTGAATTTCTTATGCATGGACTTATTGAAAATATCCCCAATCCTCTGAATGTTAGTTTCCAGAGAAACAAAATTGCAGTCGAGCTATATGTCCATGCTAAAAGAAAGAAAGATGAAGGCTATCTATCTGATGGGGAGTTCAGAGGAAGAATGAGCAAGAAGATGTTGAATGTTAATGCAATGGAAGTATGA
- the LOC133794256 gene encoding protein HEAT-STRESS-ASSOCIATED 32 has product MSAYRWKNFHEDEDRPEKPRRFGVTEMKGPNYTLLSQNLLQDIFESMGQFVDGLKFTGGSHSLMPKSFVKEVIDMAHQHDIYVSTGDWAEHLLRKGPSAFNIYLEECKQMGFDTVELNVGSLDVPEESLLSFVRLIKSGGLKVKPQFAVMFNKSDVPVGGDRAFGAYIVPTPRSSEFVEDVDLLIRRAERCLEAGADMIMIDADDVCKHVDTVRADIIAKIIGRLGLERTMFEASNPRTSEWFVKQYGPRVNLFVNHSDVMDLECLRGRNLGKNHSSVLGSSYFLF; this is encoded by the exons ATGTCGGCCTACAGGTGGAAGAACTTTCACGAGGATGAAGACCGACCCGAGAAGCCTCGGAGGTTCGGAGTCACGGAGATGAAAGGTCCCAATTATACCCTTCTTTCCCAAAACCTTCTTCAG GATATTTTTGAGTCCATGGGACAGTTTGTGGATGGTTTGAAGTTCACTGGAGGTTCCCATAGCTTAATGCCAAAGTCTTTCGTTAAAGAAGTGATTGATATGGCCCATCAACATGACATATATGTCAGTACCGGTGACTGGGCTGAACATTTGCTTAGGAAAGGTCCATCAGCTTTCAATATATATCTTGAG GAGTGCAAGCAAATGGGTTTTGACACAGTTGAGCTGAATGTAGGGTCGCTTGATGTCCCTGAAGAGAGCCTTTTGAGTTTTGTGCGGCTAATTAAGAGTGGCGGTTTGAAAGTGAAGCCTCAGTTTGCTGTGATGTTTAATAAGTCTGATGTTCCAGTTGGTGGTGACAGAGCTTTTGGAGCTTACATTGTTCCAACCCCTCGCTCTTCTG AATTTGTGGAAGATGTTGATCTCTTGATCAGAAGAGCTGAGAGATGCTTAGAAGCAGGCGCGGACATGATAATGATTGATGCAGATGATGTATGTAAACATGTCGATACTGTACGAGCAGACATAATTGCAAAGATCATTGGTCGCCTTGGACTAGAGAGGACCATGTTTGAAGCTTCAAATCCCAGAACCTCTGAATGGTTCGTCAAACAGTATGGTCCGAGG GTGAATCTCTTTGTAAACCACTCTGATGTGATGGATTTGGAGTGCCTCCGGGGACGCAACTTGGGAAAGAATCACTCCTCCGTCCTTGGTTCGTCATATTTTCTCTTCTGA